A genomic window from Camelina sativa cultivar DH55 chromosome 2, Cs, whole genome shotgun sequence includes:
- the LOC109126586 gene encoding uncharacterized protein LOC109126586, whose product MLSFTVIWRKRLYGLRLAPRCWSEKLAMALRTFEFKQSYPDNSLFFFVKNGIILHVIVYVNDFIVADLAKLKYFFGIEVSLGPDGIFLSQRKYSQDIITEAGLRGAKKFATPVKPNHNLTFAKGLFMQTPLLPHWEAAIRVVQYLKGCPVQGILLRSDSAVSLIAYCDSDGMLVSLLDGLLAPSWTF is encoded by the exons ATGCTTTCCTTCACGGTTATTTGGAGGAAGCGGTTATACGGTCTTCGACTGGCTCCACGCTGTTGGTCTGAGAAGCTTGCTATGGCTTTGCGTACATTTGAGTTCAAGCAAAGCTATCCTGATAattcactcttcttctttgtgaaAAATGGCATCATTCTCCATGTTATTGTTTACGTCAATGACTTCATTGTGGCTG atctcGCCAAGCTTAAGTATTTCTTTGGTATTGAGGTTTCTCTTGGGCCTGATGGTATTTTCCTCTCCCAACGTAAGTATTCTCAAGACATCATTACCGAGGCTGGACTTCGTGGGGCCAAGAAATTTGCTACTCCGGTTAAACCTAATCACAACCTCACCTTTGCTAAAGGTCTC TTCATGCAGacacctcttcttcctcattggGAAGCTGCCATTCGCGTGGTTCAATATCTTAAGGGTTGTCCTGTGCAGGGTATTTTACTTCGTTCGGATAGTGCCGTCTCTTTGATTGCTTATTGTGATTCCGATGGAATGCTTGTCTCCTTACTCGACGGTCTCTTAGCGCCTAGTTGGACTTTCTAG